From a single Streptomyces sp. NBC_00237 genomic region:
- a CDS encoding MFS transporter, giving the protein MTPFPPAPPKPVPTSRIYLLALVELAALGPIATALAFSLSLKVLEIAPDTKESSLALVTTVGAVAALVSNPVWGHLSDRTRSRFGRRRPWIVGGTVVGALSAVLMLAAPSSGWLALAWGLGQLGYNAVLAALNAMLADQLPEEQRAKASGVFGAFGFLGIVPAMLVASLFATNLPVVVLAMPLLSLVLVGVVCAVVPDVPVRERRASPHGGGAGGVFRAFLFNPLRVPAFTLAWAQRCVMQFGYTIVGTYGLFYLIERLGMTQSHAVSLSSLATLLAALLNVVAAFVCGHLAARRGNYGPFVVTAAVAMAVSLLLKAFTGDLAVFWASTAVAGFALGVYYSIDLALVLRTLPVGEEGKYLGIFNLAKTIPQSVAPALAPFALAIGGPDPVSGHPQNYTSLYLTAAAAVFLSLLILPRLRPVLRRPVTPGPESAADPSRDTVAPVQDVTAAPVQTAAHTKEATR; this is encoded by the coding sequence GTGACCCCCTTCCCGCCCGCCCCGCCGAAGCCCGTACCGACATCACGCATCTACCTCCTCGCGCTGGTAGAGCTGGCCGCACTCGGCCCCATCGCCACCGCGCTCGCCTTCTCCCTCTCGCTCAAGGTGCTGGAGATCGCACCGGACACCAAGGAGTCCTCGCTCGCCCTGGTGACCACCGTCGGCGCGGTGGCGGCCCTGGTGTCCAATCCGGTATGGGGCCACTTGTCGGACCGCACCCGCTCCCGCTTCGGGCGGCGTCGGCCGTGGATCGTCGGCGGCACCGTCGTGGGCGCGCTGAGCGCCGTACTGATGCTGGCGGCGCCGTCCTCCGGCTGGCTCGCCCTGGCGTGGGGCCTCGGGCAGCTCGGTTACAACGCCGTCCTGGCGGCGCTGAACGCGATGCTCGCGGACCAGCTTCCCGAAGAGCAACGGGCCAAGGCTTCCGGGGTGTTCGGGGCCTTCGGCTTCCTCGGCATCGTTCCGGCGATGCTGGTGGCCTCGCTGTTCGCGACCAACCTGCCGGTGGTCGTGCTGGCGATGCCGTTGCTGTCGCTGGTGCTGGTCGGGGTCGTCTGTGCCGTGGTTCCCGACGTCCCCGTACGGGAACGGCGGGCATCGCCGCACGGGGGCGGCGCGGGTGGTGTGTTCCGGGCGTTCCTCTTCAACCCGCTGCGGGTGCCCGCCTTCACGCTCGCCTGGGCCCAGCGGTGCGTGATGCAGTTCGGATACACGATCGTCGGGACGTACGGCCTCTTCTACTTGATCGAACGCCTCGGCATGACGCAGTCCCACGCCGTCTCGCTCAGCTCGCTCGCCACTCTCCTCGCCGCACTCCTCAACGTCGTCGCCGCATTCGTCTGCGGCCATCTGGCCGCGCGGCGCGGGAACTACGGCCCGTTCGTCGTGACGGCGGCCGTGGCGATGGCGGTGTCCCTCCTCCTCAAGGCGTTCACCGGCGACCTCGCGGTCTTCTGGGCCAGCACGGCCGTCGCCGGATTCGCCCTGGGCGTCTACTACTCGATCGACCTCGCACTCGTCCTGCGTACGCTCCCGGTCGGCGAGGAGGGCAAGTACCTCGGCATCTTCAACCTCGCCAAGACGATCCCGCAGTCGGTGGCGCCCGCTCTCGCCCCCTTCGCCCTGGCCATCGGCGGCCCGGACCCCGTGTCGGGGCACCCGCAGAACTACACGTCGCTCTATCTGACCGCCGCGGCCGCCGTCTTCCTCTCGCTCCTCATCCTGCCGCGCCTGCGACCGGTCCTGCGCCGCCCCGTCACGCCTGGGCCGGAGTCCGCCGCCGACCCGTCGCGGGACACCGTCGCCCCGGTGCAGGACGTCACGGCCGCCCCGGTGCAGACCGCCGCCCACACAAAGGAAGCCACCCGATGA
- a CDS encoding glycoside hydrolase family 3 protein, with protein MHTTGTHRTSRTRQAGPPASTTSPPDRVDGLVARMTVPEKAGALLAARVTMNPDGTLWEGADSQSPFGFTPTTELLLERHVGHLGLMSIPSVPALARWGEEIRATTARSRLGIPVTVGADPTHGRVRNAHVGQSGAGFSMLTEPIGLAATWDAALVEETARMMARELRAAGVHIAVHPMADLATEPRWARVAGTFGEDPEHTSTMIRAFVRGLQSGGAHERVLATAKHFPGGGPQQNGEDAHFERGAHTVYPGNRFDDHLRPFAAAIDEGVAMIMPGYAAPLGPAPDLDLEEVGFAFQRGLITDLLRHRLGFDGVVVTDFNIVTGMRLPRLGLELPVRAWGLLELPPVERVARLFDAGVDQFGGEDDPALILEALDRGLVTEERLDTSVRRVLRDKERLGLLDDPSAGAVSPAAVHLQVATRESLTLARRVQAASVVALTGHPTRLGRDVRVYAEGVDPHVLAAYAVPVDNVEEADLAVLRLAAPYDAHPAGSLEAAFHSGSLEFPAETVRHVQAVAAAVPTVVDVFLERAAVLTPFGALPGVTLIGTFGVDDEVLLDAVGGRTAVAGRLPFDLPRSDAAVAAAREDTPFDTLDPVFRFGHGLRWPARNRATT; from the coding sequence ATGCACACGACCGGTACGCACCGCACGAGCCGCACCCGCCAGGCGGGCCCCCCTGCCTCAACGACCTCTCCTCCCGACCGGGTTGACGGACTCGTCGCCCGGATGACCGTGCCGGAGAAGGCCGGAGCGCTGCTCGCCGCGCGGGTGACGATGAACCCCGACGGCACGCTGTGGGAAGGCGCCGATTCGCAATCCCCGTTCGGCTTCACCCCGACCACCGAACTGCTGCTGGAGCGCCACGTCGGGCACCTGGGGCTGATGAGCATCCCGAGCGTCCCGGCGCTGGCCCGCTGGGGCGAGGAGATCCGGGCGACCACCGCTCGCTCCCGGCTCGGCATACCGGTCACGGTCGGAGCCGACCCGACGCACGGCCGCGTCCGCAACGCCCATGTCGGGCAGAGCGGAGCCGGGTTCAGCATGCTGACCGAGCCGATCGGCCTCGCGGCCACCTGGGACGCCGCTCTGGTCGAGGAGACCGCCCGGATGATGGCCCGCGAGCTGCGCGCGGCCGGTGTCCACATCGCGGTGCACCCCATGGCCGACCTGGCCACCGAACCGCGGTGGGCGCGGGTGGCGGGGACCTTCGGAGAGGACCCCGAGCACACGTCCACGATGATCCGCGCGTTCGTCCGCGGGCTCCAGAGCGGCGGTGCCCACGAACGAGTGCTGGCGACAGCGAAGCACTTCCCCGGCGGCGGGCCCCAACAGAACGGCGAGGACGCCCACTTCGAGCGCGGAGCGCACACCGTGTATCCGGGCAACCGCTTCGACGACCACCTACGGCCGTTCGCCGCCGCGATCGACGAAGGCGTCGCCATGATCATGCCCGGCTACGCCGCCCCCCTCGGCCCCGCCCCTGACCTTGACCTCGAAGAAGTGGGTTTCGCCTTCCAGCGCGGACTGATCACCGACCTGTTGCGTCACCGGCTCGGCTTCGACGGGGTCGTCGTCACCGACTTCAACATCGTCACCGGAATGCGCCTGCCGCGCCTGGGTCTCGAACTGCCCGTCCGGGCCTGGGGGTTGCTGGAACTGCCCCCGGTCGAACGCGTCGCCCGGCTCTTCGACGCCGGTGTCGACCAGTTCGGCGGGGAGGACGACCCGGCGCTCATCCTGGAGGCCCTCGACCGAGGTCTCGTCACGGAGGAGCGCCTCGACACCTCCGTGCGACGCGTCCTGCGGGACAAGGAGCGCCTCGGCCTGCTGGACGACCCGTCAGCCGGTGCTGTCTCGCCCGCCGCCGTCCACCTGCAGGTCGCCACCCGCGAGAGCCTGACGCTCGCCCGCCGGGTGCAGGCCGCGTCCGTGGTGGCCCTCACCGGGCACCCCACCCGCCTCGGCCGGGACGTACGCGTCTACGCGGAAGGAGTCGACCCGCACGTCCTCGCCGCCTACGCGGTACCGGTCGACAACGTCGAGGAGGCCGACCTGGCCGTTCTGCGCCTGGCCGCCCCCTACGACGCCCACCCCGCGGGCTCACTCGAAGCGGCGTTCCACTCCGGAAGCCTGGAGTTCCCGGCGGAGACCGTCCGGCACGTGCAGGCCGTCGCGGCGGCCGTCCCCACCGTCGTCGACGTCTTCCTGGAACGCGCGGCAGTGCTGACGCCCTTCGGCGCCCTTCCAGGAGTCACCCTGATCGGGACCTTCGGAGTCGATGACGAAGTCCTGCTGGACGCCGTCGGCGGCCGGACCGCCGTCGCCGGACGGCTCCCCTTCGACCTGCCCCGCTCGGACGCGGCGGTCGCCGCCGCACGTGAGGACACCCCGTTCGACACCCTCGACCCGGTCTTCCGCTTCGGCCACGGCCTGCGCTGGCCCGCGCGGAACAGGGCGACGACGTAA
- a CDS encoding nuclear transport factor 2 family protein — protein sequence MAARAPQHHPGDRQHGGWWPLAGHHQVGPPALVAGDVHPGDVVGRYQTALDAQDTEPIVRSLSHDGSFREPGGPQYTHRCTDELPAFFTMFFSAGGGIGLQHRTVTHGGTRCAVEYNCVRWGTSELPPQAGTGVCGRGPDGLLTAARVYDDVQAPVEKS from the coding sequence GTGGCTGCGCGAGCGCCACAGCACCACCCGGGTGATCGCCAGCACGGCGGGTGGTGGCCGCTGGCCGGCCACCACCAGGTCGGACCCCCGGCGCTCGTGGCGGGCGACGTCCACCCCGGCGACGTCGTCGGCCGCTACCAGACCGCGCTGGACGCCCAAGACACCGAGCCGATCGTGCGCAGCCTCAGCCACGACGGCTCCTTCCGCGAGCCCGGCGGGCCCCAGTACACCCATCGCTGCACCGACGAACTACCCGCCTTCTTCACCATGTTCTTCAGTGCCGGAGGCGGCATCGGTCTCCAGCACCGCACCGTCACCCACGGCGGCACCCGTTGCGCCGTGGAGTACAACTGCGTGCGCTGGGGCACGTCGGAGCTGCCGCCCCAGGCCGGGACCGGCGTCTGCGGACGCGGCCCCGACGGGCTGCTGACCGCCGCCCGGGTCTACGACGACGTACAGGCACCGGTCGAGAAGTCCTGA